From the Papaver somniferum cultivar HN1 chromosome 2, ASM357369v1, whole genome shotgun sequence genome, the window GTTTGATTATTGAGCACAGTCAGTCGATCAATATGGCTGAATATAGTGCTAATGGTTTCTTTTACTTCCTTGTTGCGATAGTTTTACTGTCAATGGCAGCGATTTCCTCAGACGCACTCTCGACAACTTTCTATGATACGGCTTGTCCGGAGGCTCTTCCAGCCATTAAGAAAGTAGTTGCTGATGCGGTGAATCGTGAGGGTCGTATGGGTGGTTCTTTGCTTCGACTTCATTTCCATGACTGTTTTGTCAATGTAAGATTAACTACATATTCATCTAAATTACCTAGCTCGTACTTAGCCATGCAAAGTTAAATTACTGCATCTTAATCGTTGAATGAAAATCTTAACCATTACCAAGTAATCTGATAATCTTATCGGCCTTTGATTATATAGGGTTGTGACGGATCTGTTCTTCTTGATAGCACCTCAACCATAGATGGCGAGAAGACTGCACTAGCCAATAACAATTCAATAAGAGGATTTGAAGTGGTCGACAAAATCAAGTCAGAGGTGGACAGAGTCTGTGGTGCCCAAGTTGTCTCTTGTGCCGATATCTTGGCCGTGGCTGCTCGCGACTCTGTTGTCCAGGTAAAAGAAAACCATTGCATCGTGACATCTGACAAGTGAGCAATATTTTTATATATGGATTACTGATGTTAGTACTATATTCTTGCACTTGTTTAAGCAGTTAGGAGGACAGACATGGAACGTAGAACTCGGCCGAAGAGATTCAACCACAGCGAGCAGAACCGACGCCGACAATGCCTTACCAGCCCCTTTCATGGACCTTCCAGCTCTCAAAACCAACTTCGAAAACGCAGGTTTAGATGAAACAGATCTAGTTGCATTATCGGGTGGACATGCAATAGGGCTCTCTCAGTGTACCAAGTTCAAAGATCGAATCTACAATGATTCAAACATCGACACATCATTTGCTACGAACCTAAAATCAACGTGCCCTTCCTCCGGCGGTGACACCAGACTTTCTCCACTAGATCCCACACCCACCGGATTTGATACACAGTACTTTAGAAATTTGGTGAAGCAAAGAGGATTACTACACTCAGATCAGGCTTTGTTTAACGGCGTATCAACTGATGCATTGGTCAGGAAATATAGTACTAATGCTGGTGCATTTGCAGCTGATTTCGGAAAGTCTATGGTTAAAATGGGAAGAAATAAGCCGTTGGAGGGAGATTCAGGACAAATTCGTTTGAACTGTAGGAGGATTAATTAAAAGATGGATTGATTAGTTGGTTAAAAAATTTTGCatgtatttttgtttattttcaaaaccTAGCTGGGCAATTTATTCCAGCTTCATCAATAAAAGCACAAGCTAGAATTGAAATAAAACGACAAGATAGATTATTATCGTTTCAACTCAGTAATAGTTTTGTATCATCTGACGATTTAATATAAACCATCTCCCATCCAAATGATCGCAAACCAACAACGCCTTCTTGGTTAACGCACACAATGGTAAGATTGCACATACAAGAAGTGCGTGTTCATTGAAGTTCAAAGGAGATGATCTTGTTCACACTGAATGAGTCCAATAATACAATATTACAATGTTTTTATGTCAGCATCTTGTGCGAACCAAATATGATTCTTGTCCTTATTGGTGACTTTATATGTAGTCAGAAGTCAAAAACTGAAAAACCAATCTGTACGTAGTCTTCCTAAGAAGAGAAAAAATGTTAACATCTCTTGGGTCGGTCATGCATGGGCATGGCTATAACATGATGAAATGAAGTTTCTCTTTTGTGTATCTCCATCAAACTAGGTAGACATCTAATTGACCAAATATTAACATGCATTAAAACCTCATACAACAATTTGTATTCAAATGAGAAACAAAGGGAGTCGGGTGACAGGGTCAGGGTGCGTTTCTATTGTTGTGTTTGCCTGTGGATGTCTCTACATAAACACTCTAACATCTTTGAGCGGAAAACAAATAAATGATTAAAACAAGAAAACTTGCTAAGAAAATATATAAATGATAAAAGCATATATATCGTTTCGTCACCAACGAAAAAGTGGCGAAGCGTACACGAAAGGACCTGCAGAGCGATTAGCAGGATTATTCTTagattttgatatgtagatcaaaaCTAAGATGAATATCATTATGGAAATCAGTAATTATGATAAATTAAACTACATATCAAAATCATAACACAAAGTAAAAGATAAAATGAGAGACCAACCGATATACGTGGTTCGTCCACGGAGAAACCCCGTACGGTGAATTAGATTACTGCTCAATACTTAAGATGATTGAGTGATTACGTAATTATCTAAATAAACTGCGGTCTTCACGGCTACATTAGCTCACTACACGTTCTCACCTTGATATATCATGTAGATTGACTAAATATTCCAACAACTATCAACAAAAAGAGAAAGTTGTCCATTTAACCTACACCTCAGCTCAAGTGTACTGCTTGCACTAATTGTTGAACCAAAAGTCCAATTCTGGTTCCACTTTCAGTCCTTATCAAATTCTTCGAAAGGGTGGTGATACCCAGTACGAACAAAGTACTCCTTTCTGTTTGAAATTTGACGCAGTCAAGAGACTCTATATATCTCTCTCTGTCAAACACAGTTATATAATAATTTCTTTAAATGCTTGAACAGAGACATTGAACTTTACATGATCTCTGGACTCTGCCACTTCCTAAAGGGGTTTTTATTGGTTGTGGTAAATCATCAGATATCTTTGTCATTGCAGAAAGGCAAGGCGAAATGGGCAGAGCTCCATGTTGTGATAAAGCAAATGTTAAGAGAGGACCATGGTCTCCTGAAGAAGACACAACTCTCAAGGATTATATACGCAGACATGGAACTGTCAGTAACTGGATTTCTCTACCCCAAAAAGCTGGTATCTCTTTCTCTCCAAACCCTTTTATCTCCAGACATCAACTCTTAAGAATGTACTTATATTATGCCTTTTGAACTTCAATTTGGTTTGTCCGCTATACATACATTTTTCTTGGTTTAATTTACACACTCTTTGATAAATTCAGGACTTAAGCGATGTGGAAAGAGTTGTCGATTACGCTGGCTTAATTATCTTAGGCCGGACATTAAACATGGAGGTTACTCTGAAGAGGAAGATAATATAATTTGCACTCTCTACAAAAATATTGGAAGCCGGCAAGTCTTTGCTTATAaatttcttactttttttttccgCTAATTTTAAGTTCTCAAATTTATCAACTTGTTCTTGAATGAAGAAAATAATTTAGAGTCTGATAACTAGTTTGTTTTATGTAATTAGGTGGTCTACTATTGCTTCACATCTTCCAGGAAGAACAGATAATGATGTGAAGAATTACTGGAACACTAAGTTGAAGAAAAAATTAATGGCACCAGCTACTACTACACCATCCAAACCAAATTATCTTCTTAATACTAATAGCAACAACCAAATTCATCAACAACTCACTTCATTTTCATCACCATCATTAACAGATCCACCACCATTAACAAACCTATATGCTACTACTCCAGAGATGGACAATCACATTCAAGTTAGTGACTTCTCATATTCACCTGATTTTGGTTCtgataatcaaaaacaagattcAAACCTAGTATATGAACTTGGGTCATTAACATCTCAAGCAATTTCAAATCTTTACTATCCTAATTATTATTACTTTACCTCATCGACAACATGGTCTAATGATAATGCTACAATTGATAATGGTAGTGGTGCAAGTGGTGAGGAATATGACAGTTTGTTTAAGGAGTTTGGATTTGATCCGTCTTCATCATCTGATTATTTTTGGATTGCTTAGTAGTAATTATGAACTCAACAAAGACTGGCTTGTTAAATTTATTAACTTAATATTCTAGGTATCCCTCTATCAGTTTATGGGCTAGCTAATATCAATTGGAAGATAATAATGATTTTTTGTGTGGCAGTTTTCAAATTTTGTTGGTAAAATAAGTACGTACTAAAATGTGATCATCAGCAATTCTGTTTTGTCAGTAGCCATGCTATTTGCATGGGATGGAAAAGGAAGGCCAATTCAAAGATAAGACCTTTAGAAAATGTCTTGGATGGTTTTATTCATTCAATCTTACTGACTTACCTTTCATCATATTTTCCACAAATTACATCAGCAATATCATCAGTgctaggatatcttagaaactgcaCTTTGTTTGGTCTATACAGAACATTCAAAGTATATCCCGTTGGTCATCATGCAATAACATAGGACGTACATGCAGTAGTAATCTTAAGAACGCACGTACTCGCTTACTCGAAAAAGTGACCAAAGACTTCTCCATAGAGAATGCCCCATAATTTTTCCGACTCACCAATTTCCCTTAGTTTCAACTCTTTATCTTCTCGAATCTGTGCCACAAAATACGCAGCTTCATTTCTTTTGCTGGACACATCGAACCAAGGAACACCAAAACTATTAAGCTCGGAGAAAATGTCCAGGATGAGCTCAAAAGCCTTAATCATGGTCTTTTCGGTTGTCTATACACATTCGCTATAACGAACAAGCTTTGCACTGACTTAGGACAGTTACCCGTTTGCCACTACAGTAACACATATATCTGTGTCCCCAATTGGTTTTCCTCCTACCAAAGTCTgtattacatatatatatatatatatatacaagattgAATTTCGAAAATGATTATTAccttatatgatttttttttctttttactttgtgGATAATTTTAAAAGAAATATGATTAGTGAAACAGATTTATAAATTCATTCGTGCCGGTGACGGATCCAGACTTTATAACTTGGGGGGATAACCATAAAGTTGAAGATAGTACCCTAAAAATTTTGGGCAGTTTTTGCGCCGAAAAAATCTGTTCTTATACAGAATTTGCCTCAAAGACTCCACAAAATATCAATGCTTACATAGAACTTTATAGTATCTAAACCAAATGCTAGAATCTTTGATAGAAAATTAAGAAATTTATGTAAAAATTTACGCAAATGAAGCACATTGTAGTGATTTTGCAGAATCTAGTGGGGACAATTACGGAAAATCATAAATTTATAAGCCTAAAATAGAGGGAAGACAATTGTCCTCCATAGTCCTCACTAAGCTCCGTCGTTGACTCGTGctaaacctttagatgaaaaaacGAACCCAGATTTTTTCCGAACATGAAGAAATGTATCATACAGGATCCATGTGGTTGTCGGAACCGAATCTCCCTGCATAAGAGAAGTAAAATGTAATAATGGTAAACTGATGATACAAGATGATCGTATATTTTCGGATGAAGGTGGATGCCAATTTGTCATCAGATGTTGTCCTTATAACCCAATATGTTATGAACGTTTAAATATATTGTCACGTCAATGTGATGTTGTTCCTTTTATTGTCGCATGTTGGTGAGTATTACACATCCAATAATACTTATGATGTGTTAAGCATTAAAACAAGTCTTTTACGATGTTTAAAGAGAGACACATGGATGAGGGGAAGTTTGATTTTTGTGATATGTGAAGAGTCAAGTTGTCAAGAAAGCCAATTATTAAGTACAAGATGGTGTCACAAATTAAATCATTGAACAAGTAATTGTATTGTTCGTGAATATGAATAATAGAGCATAGTTGTTGTTTAAGAACCCAACATCGTTTCGAGTTACTGATAAAATACTACGCCGCGTACTAATTTGGGAGTTACAGGCTTCAGAGATCTTTGTCCATGGATTTGGGAAAACAATTCTAATCAGACTGTTTTTTCTCTTGGAACCGGTTTCCTGGATTACTTTATTTAAAATTTAAACTTATTCATTTCAAGATTCTTAGATTTTTTTGgtcttcaaaataaaaaaatactggaattgttcattttttttgtttcaagTAAATAACTCAATAACTACATGTATATTCTTACCACGCTTGCCTGTTTTAATTTGTTAGATAAAAATGTCCAACATAATCCACGTAAGCCACCTTATATTTTGA encodes:
- the LOC113354044 gene encoding transcription factor MYB36-like; the protein is MGRAPCCDKANVKRGPWSPEEDTTLKDYIRRHGTVSNWISLPQKAGLKRCGKSCRLRWLNYLRPDIKHGGYSEEEDNIICTLYKNIGSRWSTIASHLPGRTDNDVKNYWNTKLKKKLMAPATTTPSKPNYLLNTNSNNQIHQQLTSFSSPSLTDPPPLTNLYATTPEMDNHIQVSDFSYSPDFGSDNQKQDSNLVYELGSLTSQAISNLYYPNYYYFTSSTTWSNDNATIDNGSGASGEEYDSLFKEFGFDPSSSSDYFWIA
- the LOC113352109 gene encoding cationic peroxidase 1-like, with translation MAEYSANGFFYFLVAIVLLSMAAISSDALSTTFYDTACPEALPAIKKVVADAVNREGRMGGSLLRLHFHDCFVNGCDGSVLLDSTSTIDGEKTALANNNSIRGFEVVDKIKSEVDRVCGAQVVSCADILAVAARDSVVQLGGQTWNVELGRRDSTTASRTDADNALPAPFMDLPALKTNFENAGLDETDLVALSGGHAIGLSQCTKFKDRIYNDSNIDTSFATNLKSTCPSSGGDTRLSPLDPTPTGFDTQYFRNLVKQRGLLHSDQALFNGVSTDALVRKYSTNAGAFAADFGKSMVKMGRNKPLEGDSGQIRLNCRRIN